From Vitis vinifera cultivar Pinot Noir 40024 chromosome 5, ASM3070453v1, the proteins below share one genomic window:
- the LOC100258890 gene encoding transcription factor FAMA isoform X2 gives MDKEENYSAALPASFTGLDYTLNQQQQQEQLMKPRIGESSDDNNHGVVDYMLSNPQHQQLTSSGFCSSSFDKLSFADVMQFADFGPKLALNQTKVSEEETGIDPVYFLKFPVLNDKLQDHDSLMVPQPVVGGEERYDDARIVEEIGEGEDEEENTSVQLQFLGENLQKNTVMDAKNKRKRPRTIKTSEEVESQRMTHIAVERNRRKQMNEHLRVLRSLMPSSYVQRGDQASIIGGAIEFVRELEQLLQCLESQKRRRLFGDAPRQMGDSSSLAIQQPQQPPFFPPLPLPNDQINFGTGLREETAENKSCLADVEVRLLGFDAMIKILSRRRPGQLIKTIAALEDLQLNILHTNITTIEQTVLYSFNVKIASESRFTAEDIASSVQQILSFIHANSSI, from the exons ATGGATAAAGAAGAAAACTACTCG GCGGCGTTGCCGGCGAGTTTTACTGGCCTGGATTATACTCTAAATCAGCAACAACAGCAGGAACAGCTCATGAAGCCTCGAATCGGTGAAAGTTCTGATGATAATAACCATGGAGTGGTGGATTACATGTTGAGTAATCCTCAACATCAACAGCTAACGTCATCAGGGTTTTGCAGTTCTTCTTTCGATAAACTAAGCTTTGCTGATGTGATGCAATTTGCAGATTTTGGCCCCAAGTTGGCCTTAAATCAGACCAAGGTTTCTGAAGAAGAAACTGGGATCGATCCCGTTTACTTCCTTAAGTTTCCGGTTTTGAACGATAAGTTGCAGGATCATGATTCTCTTATGGTTCCTCAACCTGTCGTAGGAGGCGAAGAGAGGTATGACGATGCGAGAATTGTGGAAGAAATTGGGGAAGGtgaggatgaagaagaaaataCCTCGGTGCAACTCCAGTTTCTGGGCGAAAATCTGCAGAAAAACACAGTAATGGATGCCAAAAACAAACGAAAGAGACCAAGGACCATCAAGACAAGCGAAGAAGTTGAAAGCCAGCGGATGACTCATATCGCAGTagaaagaaacagaaggaagcAAATGAATGAGCATCTTCGAGTCTTGAGGTCTCTCATGCCCAGCTCATACGTACAAAGG GGAGATCAAGCATCCATTATTGGTGGAGCAATCGAGTTTGTTCGAGAGTTGGAGCAGCTTCTCCAATGCTTGGAATCTCAGAAGCGGCGAAGGCTATTCGGGGATGCCCCCAGACAGATGGGAGATTCATCATCGCTTGCAATCCAACAGCCACAACAACCGCCATTCTTTCCTCCTTTGCCTCTCCCCAATGATCAAATCAATTTTGGTACCGGACTGCGAGAGGAAACAGCTGAGAACAAGTCTTGCTTGGCCGACGTAGAAGTGAGACTGTTAGGGTTTGATGCCATGATCAAGATCCTCTCTAGACGAAGGCCAGGCCAACTCATTAAGACCATTGCAGCCCTAGAAGACTTGCAGCTCAACATCCTCCACACCAACATCACTACCATCGAACAAACTGTCCTTTATTCCTTCAACGTCAAG ATTGCCAGCGAGTCCAGATTCACCGCGGAAGACATAGCGAGCTCCGTTCAACAGATCCTCAGTTTTATTCATGCAAACAGCAGCATATGA
- the LOC100258890 gene encoding transcription factor FAMA isoform X1: MLFHAIPQLFQAALPASFTGLDYTLNQQQQQEQLMKPRIGESSDDNNHGVVDYMLSNPQHQQLTSSGFCSSSFDKLSFADVMQFADFGPKLALNQTKVSEEETGIDPVYFLKFPVLNDKLQDHDSLMVPQPVVGGEERYDDARIVEEIGEGEDEEENTSVQLQFLGENLQKNTVMDAKNKRKRPRTIKTSEEVESQRMTHIAVERNRRKQMNEHLRVLRSLMPSSYVQRGDQASIIGGAIEFVRELEQLLQCLESQKRRRLFGDAPRQMGDSSSLAIQQPQQPPFFPPLPLPNDQINFGTGLREETAENKSCLADVEVRLLGFDAMIKILSRRRPGQLIKTIAALEDLQLNILHTNITTIEQTVLYSFNVKIASESRFTAEDIASSVQQILSFIHANSSI, encoded by the exons ATGTTGTTTCACGCAATACCTCAACTTTTTCAGGCGGCGTTGCCGGCGAGTTTTACTGGCCTGGATTATACTCTAAATCAGCAACAACAGCAGGAACAGCTCATGAAGCCTCGAATCGGTGAAAGTTCTGATGATAATAACCATGGAGTGGTGGATTACATGTTGAGTAATCCTCAACATCAACAGCTAACGTCATCAGGGTTTTGCAGTTCTTCTTTCGATAAACTAAGCTTTGCTGATGTGATGCAATTTGCAGATTTTGGCCCCAAGTTGGCCTTAAATCAGACCAAGGTTTCTGAAGAAGAAACTGGGATCGATCCCGTTTACTTCCTTAAGTTTCCGGTTTTGAACGATAAGTTGCAGGATCATGATTCTCTTATGGTTCCTCAACCTGTCGTAGGAGGCGAAGAGAGGTATGACGATGCGAGAATTGTGGAAGAAATTGGGGAAGGtgaggatgaagaagaaaataCCTCGGTGCAACTCCAGTTTCTGGGCGAAAATCTGCAGAAAAACACAGTAATGGATGCCAAAAACAAACGAAAGAGACCAAGGACCATCAAGACAAGCGAAGAAGTTGAAAGCCAGCGGATGACTCATATCGCAGTagaaagaaacagaaggaagcAAATGAATGAGCATCTTCGAGTCTTGAGGTCTCTCATGCCCAGCTCATACGTACAAAGG GGAGATCAAGCATCCATTATTGGTGGAGCAATCGAGTTTGTTCGAGAGTTGGAGCAGCTTCTCCAATGCTTGGAATCTCAGAAGCGGCGAAGGCTATTCGGGGATGCCCCCAGACAGATGGGAGATTCATCATCGCTTGCAATCCAACAGCCACAACAACCGCCATTCTTTCCTCCTTTGCCTCTCCCCAATGATCAAATCAATTTTGGTACCGGACTGCGAGAGGAAACAGCTGAGAACAAGTCTTGCTTGGCCGACGTAGAAGTGAGACTGTTAGGGTTTGATGCCATGATCAAGATCCTCTCTAGACGAAGGCCAGGCCAACTCATTAAGACCATTGCAGCCCTAGAAGACTTGCAGCTCAACATCCTCCACACCAACATCACTACCATCGAACAAACTGTCCTTTATTCCTTCAACGTCAAG ATTGCCAGCGAGTCCAGATTCACCGCGGAAGACATAGCGAGCTCCGTTCAACAGATCCTCAGTTTTATTCATGCAAACAGCAGCATATGA
- the LOC100258890 gene encoding transcription factor FAMA isoform X3 codes for MKPRIGESSDDNNHGVVDYMLSNPQHQQLTSSGFCSSSFDKLSFADVMQFADFGPKLALNQTKVSEEETGIDPVYFLKFPVLNDKLQDHDSLMVPQPVVGGEERYDDARIVEEIGEGEDEEENTSVQLQFLGENLQKNTVMDAKNKRKRPRTIKTSEEVESQRMTHIAVERNRRKQMNEHLRVLRSLMPSSYVQRGDQASIIGGAIEFVRELEQLLQCLESQKRRRLFGDAPRQMGDSSSLAIQQPQQPPFFPPLPLPNDQINFGTGLREETAENKSCLADVEVRLLGFDAMIKILSRRRPGQLIKTIAALEDLQLNILHTNITTIEQTVLYSFNVKIASESRFTAEDIASSVQQILSFIHANSSI; via the exons ATGAAGCCTCGAATCGGTGAAAGTTCTGATGATAATAACCATGGAGTGGTGGATTACATGTTGAGTAATCCTCAACATCAACAGCTAACGTCATCAGGGTTTTGCAGTTCTTCTTTCGATAAACTAAGCTTTGCTGATGTGATGCAATTTGCAGATTTTGGCCCCAAGTTGGCCTTAAATCAGACCAAGGTTTCTGAAGAAGAAACTGGGATCGATCCCGTTTACTTCCTTAAGTTTCCGGTTTTGAACGATAAGTTGCAGGATCATGATTCTCTTATGGTTCCTCAACCTGTCGTAGGAGGCGAAGAGAGGTATGACGATGCGAGAATTGTGGAAGAAATTGGGGAAGGtgaggatgaagaagaaaataCCTCGGTGCAACTCCAGTTTCTGGGCGAAAATCTGCAGAAAAACACAGTAATGGATGCCAAAAACAAACGAAAGAGACCAAGGACCATCAAGACAAGCGAAGAAGTTGAAAGCCAGCGGATGACTCATATCGCAGTagaaagaaacagaaggaagcAAATGAATGAGCATCTTCGAGTCTTGAGGTCTCTCATGCCCAGCTCATACGTACAAAGG GGAGATCAAGCATCCATTATTGGTGGAGCAATCGAGTTTGTTCGAGAGTTGGAGCAGCTTCTCCAATGCTTGGAATCTCAGAAGCGGCGAAGGCTATTCGGGGATGCCCCCAGACAGATGGGAGATTCATCATCGCTTGCAATCCAACAGCCACAACAACCGCCATTCTTTCCTCCTTTGCCTCTCCCCAATGATCAAATCAATTTTGGTACCGGACTGCGAGAGGAAACAGCTGAGAACAAGTCTTGCTTGGCCGACGTAGAAGTGAGACTGTTAGGGTTTGATGCCATGATCAAGATCCTCTCTAGACGAAGGCCAGGCCAACTCATTAAGACCATTGCAGCCCTAGAAGACTTGCAGCTCAACATCCTCCACACCAACATCACTACCATCGAACAAACTGTCCTTTATTCCTTCAACGTCAAG ATTGCCAGCGAGTCCAGATTCACCGCGGAAGACATAGCGAGCTCCGTTCAACAGATCCTCAGTTTTATTCATGCAAACAGCAGCATATGA